The following are encoded in a window of Camelus ferus isolate YT-003-E chromosome 20, BCGSAC_Cfer_1.0, whole genome shotgun sequence genomic DNA:
- the BPHL gene encoding valacyclovir hydrolase isoform X1, translating into MAVALGPRAARRLLLLVSALKPGLHVPRAWPAASFGSSVTSAKVAVNGVHLHYLRTGEGEHAVLLLPGMLGSGETDFGPQLKNLNKQLFTVVAWDPRGYGHSRPPDRDFPVEFFERDAKDAVDLMKTLQFKKVSLLGWSDGGITALIAAAKYPSYINKVVVWGANAYVTDEDKAIYEGIRDVSKWSERTRKPLEALYGINYFARTCEKWVDGINQFKRLPGGNICRHLLPLVQCPTLVVHGERDPLVPRSHADFIHQHVRGSRHASFGGHAAPPGAFSAAEHVGLCPGLQAVHLRVLGPHGRRAWAAHGPCPCTAGGRHPCRLHLMPEGKHNLHLRFADEFNKLAENFLQ; encoded by the exons CTCCTCCGTGACCTCTGCCAAAGTGGCTGTGAATGGCGTCCACCTGCACTACCTGCGGACGGGAGAGGGCGAGCACGCCGTCCTGCTGCTTCCGGGGATGCTGG GAAGCGGAGAGACTGATTTTGGACCTCAGCTGAAGAACCTAAACAAGCAGCTTTTCACAGTGGTCGCCTGGGACCCCCGAGGATACGGGCACTCCAGACCCCCAGACCGAGACTTCCCCGTGGAATTTTTTGAAAGGGATGCAAAAGACGCTGTCGACTTGATGAAG ACATTGCAGTTTAAGAAGGTGTCCTTGCTGGGGTGGAGCGACGGCGGGATAACGGCGCTCATTGCTGCTGCGAAATATCCATCTTACATCAACAAGGTGGTGGTCTGGGGTGCCAACGCCTACGTGACCGACGAGGACAAGGCCATTTACGAGG GTATCCGAGATGTTTCTAAGTGGAGTGAGAGAACAAGGAAGCCTCTGGAAGCCCTGTATGGGATCAACTACTTTGCTAGAACCTGTGAAAAGTGGGTGGACGGCATAAACCAGTTCAAGCGTCTTCCAGGTG GTAACATCTGTCGGCACCTGCTGCCCCTGGTCCAGTGCCCCACCCTGGTCGTGCACGGGGAGAGGGATCCTCTGGTCCCGCGTTCGCACGCTGACTTCATACACCAGCACGTGAGAGGGTCCCG TCACGCATCTTTCGGAGGCCACGCGGCCCCTCCTGGTGCCTTCTCTGCAGCTGAGCACGTTGGCCTCTGTCCTGGGCTGCAGGCTGTACATCTCAGAGTGCTCGGACCACATGGAAGGAGAGCATGGGCAGCACATGGGCCGTGTCCCTGCACTGCAGGTGGACGGCATCCCTGCAG GCTGCATCTGATGCCGGAGGGCAAGCACAACCTGCACTTGCGTTTTGCAGATGAATTCAACAAGTTAGCAGAAAACTTCCTACAATGA
- the TUBB2A gene encoding LOW QUALITY PROTEIN: tubulin beta-2A chain (The sequence of the model RefSeq protein was modified relative to this genomic sequence to represent the inferred CDS: deleted 1 base in 1 codon) — protein sequence MREIVHIQAGQCGNQIGAKFWEVISDEHGIDPTGSYHGDSDLQLERINVYYNEAAGNKYVPRAILVDLEPGTMDSVRSGPFGQIFRPDNFVFGQSGAGNNWAKGHYTEGAELVDSVLDVVRKESESCDCLQGFQLTHSLGGGTGSGMGTLLISKIREEYPDRIMNTFSVMPSPKVSDTVVEPYNATLSVHQLVENTDETYSIDNEALYDICFRTLKLTTPTYGDLNHLVSATMSGVTTCLRFPGQLNADLRKLAVNMVPFPRLHFFMPGFAPLTSRGSQQYRALTVPELTQQMFDSKNMMAACDPRHGRYLTVAAIFRGRMSMKEVDEQMLNVQNKNSSYFVEWIPNNVKTAVCDIPPRGLKMSATFIGNSTAIQELFKRISEQFTAMFRRKAFLHWYTGEGMDEMEFTEAESNMNDLVSEYQQYQDATADEQGEFEEEEGEDEA from the exons ATGCGCGAGATCGTGCACATCCAGGCGGGCCAGTGCGGCAACCAGATTGGCGCCAAG TTTTGGGAGGTCATCAGCGATGAGCATGGCATCGACCCCACCGGCAGTTACCATGGAGACAGTGACTTGCAGCTGGAGAGGATCAATGTGTACTACAATGAAGCCGCTG GTAACAAGTATGTGCCTCGGGCCATCCTGGTGGACCTGGAGCCGGGCACCATGGACTCAGTCAGGTCTGGACCCTTCGGCCAGATCTTCAGGCCCGACAACTTCGTGTTCG GCCAGAGTGGTGCCGGGAACAACTGGGCCAAGGGCCACTACACGGAGGGCGCCGAGCTGGTGGACTCGGTCCTGGACGTGGTGAGGAAGGAGTCCGAGAGCTGTGACTGTCTGCAGGGCTTCCAGCTGACCCACTCGCTGGGGGGCGGCACGGGCTCTGGGATGGGGACCCTCCTCATCAGCAAGATCCGGGAGGAGTACCCTGACCGCATCATGAACACCTTCAGCGTGATGCCCTCGCCCAAGGTGTCGGACACC GTGGTCGAGCCCTACAACGCCACCCTCTCCGTGCACCAGCTGGTGGAGAACACGGACGAGACGTACTCCATTGACAACGAGGCGCTGTACGACATCTGCTTCCGCACCCTGAAACTGACCACGCCCACCTACGGGGACCTCAACCACCTGGTGTCGGCCACCATGAGCGGCGTCACCACCTGCCTGCGCTTCCCGGGCCAGCTCAACGCCGACCTGCGCAAGCTGGCCGTGAACATGGTGCCCTTCCCGCGCCTGCATTTCTTCATGCCCGGCTTCGCGCCGCTCACCAGCCGGGGCAGCCAGCAGTACCGCGCGCTCACGGTGCCCGAGCTCACCCAGCAGATGTTCGACTCCAAGAACATGATGGCCGCCTGCGACCCGCGCCACGGCCGCTACCTGACCGTGGCCGCCATCTTCCGGGGCCGCATGTCCATGAAGGAGGTGGACGAGCAGATGCTGAACGTGCAGAACAAGAACAGCAGCTACTTCGTGGAGTGGATCCCCAACAACGTGAAGACGGCCGTGTGCGACATCCCGCCCCGCGGGCTCAAGATGTCGGCCACCTTCATCGGCAACAGCACGGCCATCCAGGAGCTGTTCAAGCGCATCTCGGAGCAGTTCACGGCCATGTTCCGGCGCAAGGCCTTCCTGCACTGGTACACGGGCGAGGGCATGGACGAGATGGAGTTCACCGAGGCCGAGAGCAACATGAACGACCTGGTGTCCGAGTACCAGCAGTACCAGGACGCCACGGCCGACGAGCAGGGCGAGttcgaggaggaggagggtgaagaCGAGGCCTAA